One genomic window of Eleginops maclovinus isolate JMC-PN-2008 ecotype Puerto Natales chromosome 12, JC_Emac_rtc_rv5, whole genome shotgun sequence includes the following:
- the LOC134873084 gene encoding chondroitin sulfate N-acetylgalactosaminyltransferase 1-like produces the protein MFKRWLLALVARLGLIVLGLCCCLFLFYLLACKPVSHSSQQHLHWSAGATSKEGYMALLQEREDSHRHYINSLTKQIAQLKDALQERMQQLQESLEKAKTRGILPQGLESLHKTPTQIDMKEFLRSQLSQAEVNSGVKLPSEYAVIPFDTFTLRRVYQLETGLTRHPEERPVRKDRRDELISTLETALHVLNGPQQRADNTRRKHTYSPADFIEGLTRTERDRGTVYELMFKGYGPKDFTQLILFRPFGPVLKVKSESVNTRSTLINIIVPLSKRPEAFRQFINNFREVCIHKDSRVHLTVVYFGRDQIDQVKAVLDQTTRETRFRGFTLIQLNEEFSRGRGLDVGARAWRRSQNALLFFCDVDIHFTADFLTSCRLNAEPGKRVYYPVLFSQYNPSIIYSNQSALPTVQQQLVIKKETGFWRDFGFGMTCQYRSDFLNIGGFDRSIKGWGLEDVHLYRKYLHSKLMVIRSPSHGLFHLWHEKNCADELPPDKYKMCMQTKAINEASHGQLGELLFKPDIEAHLRRKKPHTPIYRKILLMETTMAALSDPEASKDNTLCGLYPFK, from the exons ATGTTTAAACGGTGGCTTTTGGCCCTGGTGGCCCGGCTCGGCCTCATTGTGCTGGGcctctgctgctgtctgttCCTGTTCTACCTCCTTGCCTGTAAGCCTGTGTCTCACAGCAGCCAGCAACATCTGCATTGGTCTGCAGGAGCCACCAGTAAGGAGGGATACATGGCTTTGTTGCAGGAAAGAGAGGACTCTCACAGACATTACATCAACAGCCTGACCAAGCAGATAGCCCAGCTGAAGGATGCTCTGCAGGAAAGGATGCAGCAACTTCAGGAGTCCCTGGAAAAGGCTAAAACAAGAGGGATACTACCTCAGGGACTGGAGAGTTTGCACAAAACCCCAACACAGATCGACATGAAG GAGTTCCTACGCTCCCAGCTGAGCCAGGCCGAGGTGAACTCAGGTGTGAAGCTTCCCAGCGAGTATGCAGTGATTCCTTTCGACACTTTCACTCTGAGGAG GGTGTACCAGCTCGAAACGGGGTTGACAAGACACCCAGAGGAGAGGCCTGTGAGGAAAGATCGCAGGGACGAGCTCATAAGTACGCTGGAGACAGCTCTGCACGTCCTGAACGGGCCTCAGCAACGCGCAGACAACACAAGGCGGAAGCACACATACTCCCCTGCAGACTTCATTGAGG gGTTGACCCGTACTGAGCGGGACAGAGGAACTGTTTATGAGCTGATGTTTAAAGGCTACGGCCCGAAGGACTTCACACAGCTCATCCTCTTCAGGCCGTTTGGTCCCGTGCTGAAGGTGAAGAGCGAGAGCGTGAACACGCGCAGCACGCTCATCAACATCATTGTACCTCTGTCCAAGAGGCCGGAGGCATTCAGGCAATTCATCAACAACTTCAG AGAAGTATGCATCCACAAGGACAGCAGGGTTCATCTGACTGTGGTCTACTTTGGTCGAGATCAGATAGATCAGGTGAAGGCAGTGCTGGATCAGACCACCAG AGAAACTCGGTTCAGGGGCTTCACTTTGATCCAGCTGAATGAAGAGTTTTCTCGCGGTCGAGGGTTAGATGTGGGCGCCCGGGCGTGGAGGCGCAGCCAGAACgctctgctcttcttctgtgatGTTGACATCCACTTCACCGCTGACTTCTTAACTTCTTGTCGTCTCAATGCAGAACCTG GTAAGAGAGTGTACTATCCAGTACTCTTCAGCCAGTACAACCCGTCTATTATATACAGTAATCAGAGTGCTTTACCCACAGTTCAACAACAACTG gtgataaaaaaggaaactggATTCTGGAGAGACTTTGGGTTTGGCATGACATGCCAGTACAGGTCTGATTTCCTCAACATAG GTGGTTTTGACCGCAGTATCAAAGGCTGGGGGTTGGAGGACGTGCACCTTTACAGGAAGTACCTCCACAGTAAGCTAATGGTGATTCGCTCTCCATCCCACGGCCTTTTCCACTTGTGGCACGAGAAGAACTGTGCGGATGAGCTTCCTCcagacaaatacaaaatgtgtatgCAGACCAAAGCCATAAACGAGGCCTCGCATGGCCAGCTCGGGGAGCTTCTTTTCAAACCAGACATTGAAGCTCATTTG
- the rnf122 gene encoding RING finger protein 122 isoform X2, producing MHPFQWCNGCFCGLGLVYSNKSCTMPPITFQDLPLNIYMVIFGTGIFVFILSLVFCCYFISKLRHQAQSERFGYREVVLKGDPKKLNLHGTCAVCLEDFKVKDELGVLPCQHAFHRKCLVKWLEVRCVCPMCNKPIAGPPEQHHSIGTLLDELV from the exons GGTGCTTCTGTGGTCTGGGACTGGTTTATTCCAACAAGTCGTGCACCATGCCGCCCATCACCTTCCAGGACCTGCCTCTCAACATTTACATGGTCATCTTCGGGACAGGCATCTTTGTCTTCATCCTGAGCCTTGTCTTCTGCTGTTACTTTATCAG CAAACTACGACACCAAGCCCAGAGTGAGCGGTTTGGATACAGAGAG GTGGTTTTAAAAGGTGACCCaaaaaagttgaatcttcatggG ACGTGCGCCGTGTGTCTCGAAGACTTCAAAGTGAAAGACGAGCTGGGAGTGTTGCCATGCCAACATGCTTTCCACAGGAA GTGTCTAGTAAAGTGGCTGGAGGTGCGCTGTGTCTGCCCCATGTGCAACAAACCAATAGCTGGCCCCCCTGAGCAGCACCACAGCATAGGGACCCTTCTTGATGAACTGGTGTAA
- the rnf122 gene encoding RING finger protein 122 isoform X1: MHPFQWCNGCFCGLGLVYSNKSCTMPPITFQDLPLNIYMVIFGTGIFVFILSLVFCCYFISKLRHQAQSERFGYREVVLKGDPKKLNLHGQTCAVCLEDFKVKDELGVLPCQHAFHRKCLVKWLEVRCVCPMCNKPIAGPPEQHHSIGTLLDELV, encoded by the exons GGTGCTTCTGTGGTCTGGGACTGGTTTATTCCAACAAGTCGTGCACCATGCCGCCCATCACCTTCCAGGACCTGCCTCTCAACATTTACATGGTCATCTTCGGGACAGGCATCTTTGTCTTCATCCTGAGCCTTGTCTTCTGCTGTTACTTTATCAG CAAACTACGACACCAAGCCCAGAGTGAGCGGTTTGGATACAGAGAG GTGGTTTTAAAAGGTGACCCaaaaaagttgaatcttcatggG CAGACGTGCGCCGTGTGTCTCGAAGACTTCAAAGTGAAAGACGAGCTGGGAGTGTTGCCATGCCAACATGCTTTCCACAGGAA GTGTCTAGTAAAGTGGCTGGAGGTGCGCTGTGTCTGCCCCATGTGCAACAAACCAATAGCTGGCCCCCCTGAGCAGCACCACAGCATAGGGACCCTTCTTGATGAACTGGTGTAA